In Setaria viridis chromosome 5, Setaria_viridis_v4.0, whole genome shotgun sequence, the genomic stretch tatCTTGGAGATACTTTTGCATTGTATCCTATTGAAATGTAGCTCATGGACTCGAAAAAACAGAAATACAAAAGAAATATTTCCTGGGGTCGTACGGACCATTCCAATGAGAACGTACATACAAGTCCACGCAGATCGTTTTGGAACTGCGCCTTTTTGCAGCAGTGGTAGTAGGCTAGCAGTAGCGTTCATACCCGATATCACTGTGCTACGATCTTTCCTGGGTCCCGCGCACGAGAGGAGACACGAGACGAGAGGCACCGtttgtcgccgccgcctgcagcgATTGCGAAACGGATCAGCGTCGCCGCGTTTGTCGCCGGGCCCGGTGTgcggcggcgtgcgcgccgCCATCGTCCCCCGCCCCGCTTCGCTACCACCAGACCTCGAGACGCCACCCACCGCCTCTGGTCGGATCAGGTCAGGCGGGCATGTCGGCTCGGGAGGCAGAGAACGCGAGTACGCGACGCCACCGCGCACCGCGTTTCCCTCGGGTCCCGTCGCGCTCGGCTCGCTCGTCCTCACCCGCGCCACTTGCGGTTTCCCTCCCAtgtcccatcccatcccatcccgcCGTTGGCCGCCGCCGTTACGGGCGCGGTCCGCGCACGCGAGCCcggccacgccacgccacgccagcTCTCTCGGCATGCGGAACATGCCCACGCCGCAGGTCGCCCATTGACcgcgcaccgcaccgcaccggACCGGTGGTGGCCCCCGTTGGTCCACGCGGTGTCGTGCCGCGCCAGCCTACCCACCacctccctccctttcctctGGCTCTGCCCGCGGCCGGCCCCACCTGCCGCCTGCGCGAAACCGCGTAATCCCGCGCCGCGGCACGCACCCCCACGCATGCTGTCAGAGGCAGGCCggtctcctccttccttcctctgccctttcctttccttgtcCAAAAAGCAACGCCAGCCGCGTTCACACCGCACCGCGCGCGCTGCCTCATCACATCAGACCATGGACCAAAAGGGTATTTATATCCGCCCCTCCCCTTTCACACCAGTCTCCCTCCCTTCCCAAATCGCCACGGCTCTGCTGCTTCCGCACCAATCGCACGGAGACGGAGGACTTGCTGCGCTTCCATTTCGCTCGCTCGCCTGCCTGCCTTTGACGGGAACCCACCACCGGCTCGCGAGGCCGACCGACCCGCGTTGCGTCTAGCtgctttgtgtgtgtgtgtgcgtggtGGCGACACAGGCCGAGACGGAGTATATGAGATCCCCATCCAACGGCCGCCCACCAAGCAGCGGTGGGGGAGCTCCAGCAACCGGTGCAGCTCCAGCGCCAGCAGGGGACGACGACTTCGCCTTCTACTACTCCTTCCTCCAGGAagccgcggcgccgtcgccgctcggGCTCGACGACCCCAGCGGCAACGCCAACGCCGCCGGCGCGATGAccaacggccggcggcggaagcCGCAGCGCGGGGcgggcgaggacgaggagggcggcgccgccgccaagaaGGACGGCAACGGCAAGAAGCGGTCCATCGCCCGGATACTCACCTCGCTGGCGGCGCTGGATGCAGAGGAGCACGCGGACCGCGCGGGCGCCGCGGACGCGTCCAGGCGGGAGCTCGCGCTGCTCGAGTCCAACGCCGACACCCGCTCCCAGGCCATGATGGACTACTACGCCAAGATGGAGGGCAGCTTCGACGCTGCCGCGGACTCCGAGGCCGCCGCCAGGTCCAAGCGCTCCAGGCTTgccgcgtcggccgccgcggccgtcgtgtCCGCCGAGGAGTCGGCGTCCGCGGCCTCCGCGTCggggtcgccgccgcgcgccgcggggcAGGGCGGACACCACCAGCGCCGGCTCTGGGTCAAGGACCGGTCGCGCGACTGGTGGGACAAGTGCAGCAGCCCCGACTACCCGGAGGAGGACTTCCGGCGCGCCTTCCGGATGGGGCGTGAGACGTTCGACATGATCTGCGACGCGCTGGGCTCCGCGGTGGCCAAGGAGGACACCATGCTCCGCGCCGCCATCCCGGTCCGCCAGCGCGTGGCCGTCTGCATCTGGcgcctcgccaccggggagcccctccgcctcgtctccAAGCGCTTCGGCCTGGGCATCTCCACCTGCCACAAGCTCGTCCTCGAGGTCTGCGCCGCCATCAAGTCCGTGCTCATGCCCCGCTTCCTGCAGTGGCCcgacgaggccgcggcggcgcggttcAAGGCCAGCTTCGAGCGCACCTCGGGCGTCCCCGGCGTGGTCGGCGCCATGTACACCACCCACATCCCCATCATCGCGCCCAAGATCTCGGTGGCCGCCTACTTCAACCGCCGCCACACGGAGCGCAACCAGAAGACGTCCTACTCCATCACGCTGCAGGGCGTCGTGGGCCCCGACGGCGCCTTCACCGACGTGTGCATCGGGTGGCCGGGATCCATGCCCGACGACCAGGTCCTGGAGAAGTCGATGCTCCAccagcgcgcggcggccgggatgATGCGCGACTCGTGGCTGGTGGGCGGCGCCAGCTACCCGCTCATGGACTGGGTGCTGGTGCCGTACACGCACCCCAACCTGACGTGGACGCAGCACGCCTTCAACGAGAAGGTCGGGGAGCTCCGGCGCGTGGCCGTCGAGGCGTTCGCGCGGCTCAAGGCGCGGTGGGCGTGCCTGCAGAAGCGAACGGAGGTGAAGCTGCAGGACCTCCCCGTGGTGCTGGGCGCCTGCTGCGTCCTGCACAACATCTGCGAGCtccgcggcgaggaggtggaccCGGCCATCCGGTGCGAGCTGGTGGACGATGAGACCACGCCGGAGAACCCCGTGCGATCCGAGGCCGCGAAGCGAGCCAGGGACGGCATCGCGCACAACCTGC encodes the following:
- the LOC117858717 gene encoding protein ALP1-like, coding for MRSPSNGRPPSSGGGAPATGAAPAPAGDDDFAFYYSFLQEAAAPSPLGLDDPSGNANAAGAMTNGRRRKPQRGAGEDEEGGAAAKKDGNGKKRSIARILTSLAALDAEEHADRAGAADASRRELALLESNADTRSQAMMDYYAKMEGSFDAAADSEAAARSKRSRLAASAAAAVVSAEESASAASASGSPPRAAGQGGHHQRRLWVKDRSRDWWDKCSSPDYPEEDFRRAFRMGRETFDMICDALGSAVAKEDTMLRAAIPVRQRVAVCIWRLATGEPLRLVSKRFGLGISTCHKLVLEVCAAIKSVLMPRFLQWPDEAAAARFKASFERTSGVPGVVGAMYTTHIPIIAPKISVAAYFNRRHTERNQKTSYSITLQGVVGPDGAFTDVCIGWPGSMPDDQVLEKSMLHQRAAAGMMRDSWLVGGASYPLMDWVLVPYTHPNLTWTQHAFNEKVGELRRVAVEAFARLKARWACLQKRTEVKLQDLPVVLGACCVLHNICELRGEEVDPAIRCELVDDETTPENPVRSEAAKRARDGIAHNLLHRGFAGTAFF